One part of the Georgfuchsia toluolica genome encodes these proteins:
- the ebdD gene encoding ethylbenzene dehydrogenase subunit delta, which produces MNDKFELKLPEHKRATAARSEIYKILSGIFIFPSDGQQKNFVLQGAGVALREAASELPFGVPSIESLGPGYASMAADDDDLEVTYTSLFDNCTGKSALSLYEKDYSTKDTKQIWEDLIRFYEHFGLHYDLAKCKEWPDHISTQLEFLHYLTFLEAGAPDDMVDVYMAAESDFLERHVVEWIPKFSEKLLAMAEDSPYAGLSQVLAQFVEEEMEFNRRRRTIQ; this is translated from the coding sequence ATGAACGACAAATTTGAATTGAAACTTCCTGAGCACAAGCGCGCAACAGCGGCCCGATCCGAGATTTACAAGATATTGAGTGGCATATTCATCTTTCCGTCGGATGGGCAGCAGAAGAATTTCGTGTTGCAGGGGGCCGGTGTTGCGCTTCGCGAAGCAGCGAGCGAACTTCCCTTTGGCGTTCCGTCCATCGAAAGCCTTGGGCCGGGTTACGCTTCCATGGCTGCTGATGACGATGACTTGGAAGTGACTTATACCAGTCTGTTCGATAACTGCACGGGAAAGTCGGCGCTATCCTTATATGAAAAGGATTATTCCACCAAGGATACAAAGCAGATATGGGAGGATTTAATCCGATTTTATGAACATTTCGGGTTGCATTATGATCTTGCGAAATGCAAGGAATGGCCCGATCACATCAGCACTCAGCTTGAGTTTTTGCATTATCTGACGTTTTTGGAGGCTGGCGCCCCCGATGACATGGTGGATGTCTATATGGCGGCCGAGAGTGATTTTCTGGAAAGACATGTTGTCGAATGGATTCCGAAGTTCAGCGAGAAACTCCTGGCAATGGCGGAAGACAGCCCTTACGCAGGCTTGAGTCAGGTTCTCGCGCAATTTGTGGAGGAAGAAATGGAATTCAATAGACGCCGTCGGACGATTCAATAG
- a CDS encoding PAS domain-containing sensor histidine kinase, with protein MLKKHIPQASLPQLDWDDDSTTSLRRDHFYELVFNNTIVGISYMRNRRFVWANARMAEIFGYEDGELTGQSVRMLYSSDEEYEDVGRHFKRFGPANVYTHERAMVKKNGEMLWCLISGRLTEPNDPSSPTVWVAQDISLRKQAENQLKRAKLRLEHTVETRTQNLHRINETLRLEMDRRIDMQAALVESREKYRALFRHLSIGILITDNSGKTIEINSAMQKFIGASSSALLAQVLDDPNRVVESEDNSCSLQQFIKEKTPADGRRVYRGHMAWRSITGELKQFLLIANRLSSHGLGAVFAFEDITERYRARERENAQQIALAHAMRVSMMGQFASSLAHELGQPLNACESYLAGIRLRFGDDLADRPELQGALDHISRHLEQAGQVIRNVRRFVSNQEPEFESVDASELVKQTLVLLRMQLKASGTVFEIEAKEKLPKVQAHWTEVQQVIVNLIVNAIESMANVPVAQRIIRIKICREGKGMLGIHVSDNGPGVAPELIDQIFKPYFSTKKDGLGMGLMICRTIVESHRGAIRCVNSPGGGANFSFTLPVAK; from the coding sequence ATGCTGAAAAAACACATCCCGCAGGCTAGCCTGCCCCAATTGGACTGGGATGACGACTCCACGACGAGTCTGCGGCGCGATCATTTCTATGAGCTGGTGTTCAACAACACGATCGTCGGCATCAGTTACATGAGAAATCGGCGTTTTGTGTGGGCCAATGCGCGCATGGCCGAAATATTCGGCTATGAAGATGGAGAACTCACCGGTCAATCAGTGCGGATGCTCTACAGTTCCGATGAGGAATACGAGGACGTAGGGCGTCACTTCAAGAGGTTCGGGCCCGCCAACGTCTATACGCACGAACGGGCGATGGTCAAGAAGAACGGTGAAATGCTGTGGTGCCTCATCTCCGGACGTTTGACCGAACCGAACGATCCGTCTTCGCCGACGGTTTGGGTGGCGCAGGATATATCGTTGCGAAAGCAAGCGGAAAATCAACTCAAACGGGCAAAACTGAGACTGGAACATACTGTTGAAACGCGTACCCAGAACTTGCACCGCATCAACGAAACATTGCGCCTGGAGATGGACCGCCGGATCGACATGCAGGCGGCCCTGGTGGAAAGCCGGGAAAAATATCGGGCCTTGTTCCGGCACCTTTCAATAGGAATACTCATTACCGACAATAGCGGCAAGACTATTGAAATCAACAGTGCGATGCAGAAGTTCATCGGTGCGTCGTCGAGTGCCTTGCTTGCGCAGGTACTCGACGATCCTAATCGCGTTGTCGAGAGCGAGGATAATTCCTGCTCATTACAACAGTTTATCAAGGAGAAGACGCCAGCCGACGGCCGGCGCGTGTACCGTGGCCACATGGCATGGCGATCCATTACCGGCGAATTAAAGCAGTTCCTGTTAATTGCCAACCGGTTATCAAGTCACGGCCTCGGTGCGGTGTTCGCATTTGAGGATATTACCGAAAGGTATCGGGCCAGGGAGCGCGAAAATGCTCAGCAAATCGCGCTGGCGCATGCGATGCGCGTTTCCATGATGGGGCAGTTTGCGTCATCGTTGGCGCACGAACTTGGGCAGCCCCTGAACGCCTGCGAAAGTTATCTCGCCGGTATCCGTTTGCGGTTTGGCGATGATTTGGCCGATCGCCCTGAATTGCAAGGAGCATTGGATCATATATCGCGGCACCTCGAACAGGCCGGCCAGGTCATTCGCAATGTGCGTCGCTTCGTCTCGAATCAGGAACCCGAATTTGAGTCAGTTGATGCGAGTGAGCTGGTCAAGCAAACATTGGTGTTGTTGCGGATGCAACTCAAGGCATCCGGCACCGTCTTCGAAATTGAGGCAAAGGAGAAACTGCCGAAGGTTCAGGCGCACTGGACCGAGGTTCAGCAAGTCATTGTGAACCTGATCGTCAACGCGATTGAATCCATGGCCAATGTGCCGGTGGCGCAGCGCATTATTCGCATAAAAATTTGCCGTGAAGGGAAGGGCATGCTGGGCATCCATGTGTCCGATAATGGCCCTGGCGTCGCACCAGAGTTGATCGATCAAATCTTTAAACCGTACTTTTCGACAAAGAAGGATGGCCTCGGCATGGGTTTGATGATATGCCGTACTATTGTTGAATCCCATCGAGGAGCAATTCGTTGCGTGAACTCCCCAGGTGGCGGTGCCAACTTCAGTTTCACATTGCCTGTTGCAAAATAA
- a CDS encoding response regulator transcription factor, which translates to MNEQPPVTVFIIDDEPEVSAALVWLLESVKINARAFQAGEDLLRELASFKAPACAVLDLRMPGISGLELLQRMIDMGCRIPVLFLSAHGDVPAAVNAMQLGAIDFLQKPFNSQEFLNSVNRAITLARETYAQQLRESATQKLLTRLSEREKDVLQHVLRGQTSKQIAKLLGISPKTVDVHRANIMRKLDVTTYPDLVNKVRGDTP; encoded by the coding sequence ATGAATGAACAACCGCCAGTGACGGTTTTTATCATCGATGACGAACCCGAGGTGTCGGCCGCCCTTGTATGGCTGCTTGAGTCGGTGAAAATTAATGCCCGTGCATTTCAAGCTGGCGAGGATTTGCTTCGCGAGCTGGCCTCATTTAAGGCTCCAGCTTGTGCAGTCCTCGACTTGCGTATGCCCGGGATAAGTGGCCTGGAATTATTGCAGCGCATGATTGACATGGGGTGTCGTATTCCCGTGCTTTTTCTCAGCGCCCATGGCGATGTCCCTGCAGCAGTCAATGCAATGCAGTTAGGTGCAATTGACTTTCTCCAAAAGCCATTCAACTCGCAAGAATTTCTTAATAGCGTCAATCGAGCGATTACTCTCGCCAGGGAGACTTATGCACAACAGTTACGAGAAAGCGCAACACAGAAGTTGCTCACGCGCCTTTCAGAAAGGGAGAAGGATGTTCTTCAACACGTGCTTCGCGGGCAGACCAGCAAACAGATTGCCAAACTGCTCGGCATCAGCCCCAAGACAGTCGATGTGCATCGAGCAAATATAATGCGCAAGTTGGATGTGACCACATATCCCGATCTCGTCAATAAAGTTCGCGGCGATACACCATAG
- the ebdB gene encoding ethylbenzene dehydrogenase subunit beta: MTYVPGGNGDKKVLRKSKRQLATVIDLNKCLGCQTCVVACKNIWTRRPGTEYMRWANVTTYPGKGYPRDYEKKGGGFLKTRAQPGKMPSMIDFGDNFQFNHNEVYYEGKGQSVRLRPTSKVTGNDPEWGYNWDEDQGAGNWPNPYFFYFARMCNHCTNPACLAACPRGAIHKRENDGIVLVDQTSCKGYRYCFEACPYKAIYFNVVSQTSEKCILCFPRIDNGIANACNRQCPGRVRCFGYLDDKESQVHKLVKKWKVALPLHGEYGTTPNIYYIPPMGVRGFGKDGEITAESRIPVEILEGLFGPEVKRVLAVLHAERENMKDGRGSELMDILISKKWEDRFGGFTKPPLTQS; encoded by the coding sequence ATGACATACGTGCCAGGTGGTAATGGTGACAAAAAAGTACTGAGAAAATCGAAGCGGCAGCTCGCGACGGTGATCGACTTGAACAAGTGTTTGGGGTGCCAGACATGTGTCGTCGCCTGCAAGAATATTTGGACCAGGCGCCCGGGTACCGAATATATGCGCTGGGCCAATGTAACGACCTATCCCGGCAAGGGCTATCCGCGCGACTATGAGAAAAAGGGCGGCGGTTTCTTGAAAACCCGTGCGCAACCGGGAAAGATGCCCTCGATGATCGACTTTGGCGACAATTTTCAGTTCAACCACAACGAGGTCTATTACGAGGGGAAGGGGCAGAGCGTTCGGTTGCGCCCAACCAGCAAGGTTACCGGCAACGATCCCGAGTGGGGATACAACTGGGATGAGGATCAGGGTGCCGGAAACTGGCCGAACCCATATTTCTTCTACTTTGCGCGAATGTGCAACCATTGCACAAATCCGGCTTGCTTGGCCGCTTGCCCCCGCGGAGCGATTCACAAACGGGAAAACGACGGCATAGTGCTCGTTGATCAGACGAGCTGCAAAGGCTATCGTTATTGTTTCGAGGCCTGCCCCTACAAAGCCATCTACTTTAATGTAGTATCGCAAACGAGTGAGAAGTGCATTCTCTGTTTCCCCCGCATCGACAATGGCATCGCCAATGCCTGTAACCGGCAGTGTCCCGGCCGGGTCCGCTGCTTCGGCTACCTCGACGACAAGGAAAGCCAAGTCCACAAGCTGGTCAAGAAATGGAAGGTCGCCTTGCCGCTTCATGGTGAATATGGCACCACTCCCAATATTTACTATATTCCTCCCATGGGCGTGCGCGGGTTTGGGAAAGACGGTGAAATCACCGCTGAGAGCAGAATCCCGGTTGAGATCCTTGAAGGGCTGTTTGGGCCTGAGGTCAAACGTGTGCTGGCAGTATTGCATGCAGAGCGGGAGAACATGAAGGATGGTCGCGGCTCTGAATTGATGGACATTTTGATCAGCAAGAAGTGGGAAGATCGATTTGGTGGCTTTACCAAGCCTCCTCTGACCCAGTCGTAG
- the ebdA gene encoding ethylbenzene dehydrogenase subunit alpha — protein sequence MSTTKTDLAEAGVPVVVDQSRRDFMKRSGAGVLSLSLVSLTTGLTPGFVKEALAGINTPQYQKWEDVYRNVWKWDKVTWGSHLNICWPQGSCKFYIYVRNGIVWREEQAAHNNACSADHVDFKPLGCQKGASFNNNLYGDERVKYPLKRVGRRGEGKWKRVSWDEAATDVADSIIDSFESQGTTDGFVLDAPHVHAGSIAWGAGFRMTYMMDGVSPDINIDIGDTYMGTYLTFGKMHMGYSADNLLDSELIFMVCSNWSYTYPSSYHFMTEARYKGAEVVVVAPDLNPTTPGADIHVPVKVGRDAAFWLGLCKVMIDEKLINRQFASEQTDLPFLVRTDTGKFLSAAEVEGGFEKQFYFMDEKDGVLRQALRGTLKLEHTPALEGTFNVKLQNGSTVQVQTVFERLKEHLKDYTPEKASAKSGVPPSLIRELGRKLSKKRASCYIGFTSAKSYHGDLFERSLHLAMALSGNWGKPGTGSFAWAYSDDNMVFLGVMDKPVAQGGMAALHQMAEDFHKRTMATDPTATDEMGNIEFYKAVTSAVGLVPPAFWLYYHVGYNQLWDNKAWQDPALKNTFGGYLQEAIDKGWWTKDHLRPAKDNPPQVYMILSQNPMRRKRSGAKMFPEVLFPKLKMIFALEVRMSSSAMYADIVMPCAWYYEKHEMTTPCSGNPFFTFVDRSVPPPGECKEEWDAIALIFKKIEERAKARGLTEFTDHNGKKRRYDELHSKFTMNGQLLTNEDCLKEMVDINKAVGVFAADYSYEKFKKEGSTRFLSMGAGVSKYAHANEVEPNKPIYPMRWHVEEKKVFPTHTRRAQFYFDHNWYMEAGEALPVHKDPPMLGGDHPFQVTGGHPRVSIHSMHLSNTFLSRLHRGQPVVHINDKDAAALGIKDGEMVKMFNDFADCQIMARVAPNVQPKQCIVYFWEAYQYKDWKPYDIMLIGLPKALHLAGGYEQFRYYFMNGSPAPATDRGVRVSIQKLESHKNA from the coding sequence CACCGCAATACCAGAAGTGGGAAGATGTTTACCGGAATGTGTGGAAATGGGACAAAGTGACTTGGGGCTCGCATCTGAACATCTGTTGGCCCCAGGGCTCATGCAAGTTTTATATCTACGTCAGAAATGGCATCGTCTGGCGGGAAGAGCAGGCGGCGCACAATAACGCCTGTAGCGCGGATCACGTGGATTTCAAGCCATTGGGATGCCAAAAAGGGGCTTCATTCAACAACAATCTCTATGGCGATGAGCGGGTCAAGTATCCGCTCAAACGCGTAGGCAGGCGCGGCGAAGGCAAGTGGAAGCGCGTATCGTGGGATGAAGCCGCGACGGACGTTGCCGATTCGATCATTGACAGCTTCGAGAGCCAGGGAACAACGGATGGATTCGTCCTGGACGCGCCACACGTACATGCCGGTTCCATTGCCTGGGGAGCTGGTTTCCGGATGACCTATATGATGGACGGCGTATCTCCCGACATCAATATAGATATCGGCGATACCTACATGGGGACGTATCTTACCTTCGGCAAGATGCATATGGGTTACTCTGCCGATAACCTCCTGGATTCAGAACTCATTTTCATGGTCTGCAGCAACTGGTCGTACACTTATCCGTCCAGTTATCACTTCATGACCGAGGCTCGCTACAAGGGAGCGGAGGTCGTGGTCGTGGCGCCCGATTTGAATCCCACCACGCCCGGCGCCGATATTCACGTTCCCGTCAAGGTTGGCCGCGACGCCGCCTTCTGGCTTGGCCTCTGCAAAGTCATGATCGATGAAAAGCTGATCAATCGCCAATTTGCCAGCGAACAAACCGATCTACCTTTCCTTGTCCGCACGGACACGGGGAAGTTCCTCAGTGCCGCTGAGGTCGAAGGCGGGTTCGAAAAGCAGTTCTATTTCATGGACGAGAAGGATGGCGTGTTGCGCCAGGCGCTGCGGGGCACCCTGAAGCTGGAGCATACGCCGGCCCTGGAAGGAACGTTTAACGTCAAGCTGCAAAATGGTTCGACAGTGCAGGTGCAGACGGTGTTCGAGCGGCTCAAGGAACATTTGAAAGACTACACGCCGGAAAAGGCCAGCGCCAAGAGCGGCGTACCGCCATCCCTGATCCGGGAATTGGGGCGCAAGCTTTCCAAGAAGCGTGCCTCGTGTTACATCGGATTTACCTCCGCCAAGAGTTACCACGGCGACCTGTTTGAGCGCAGTCTGCACCTGGCGATGGCGCTGAGCGGCAATTGGGGCAAGCCAGGGACCGGGTCCTTCGCCTGGGCCTATTCCGATGACAATATGGTCTTCCTCGGCGTCATGGATAAACCCGTGGCGCAGGGAGGCATGGCTGCACTCCACCAGATGGCCGAGGATTTTCATAAGCGCACGATGGCTACGGATCCTACGGCCACCGACGAGATGGGCAACATCGAATTCTATAAAGCCGTGACTTCTGCCGTGGGTCTGGTACCGCCGGCGTTTTGGCTTTACTACCACGTGGGCTACAACCAACTGTGGGACAACAAGGCTTGGCAGGATCCGGCTCTCAAGAATACCTTCGGTGGATATTTGCAAGAGGCGATAGACAAGGGCTGGTGGACCAAGGATCACCTTCGTCCGGCGAAGGACAATCCGCCTCAAGTCTATATGATTCTGTCGCAGAATCCGATGCGAAGGAAACGCAGCGGCGCCAAGATGTTTCCGGAGGTGCTATTCCCCAAACTGAAGATGATTTTCGCCCTTGAGGTCAGGATGTCATCTTCGGCCATGTATGCGGATATCGTCATGCCCTGCGCGTGGTACTACGAGAAACACGAAATGACTACGCCCTGTAGTGGCAACCCGTTTTTCACCTTTGTGGATCGGTCGGTGCCGCCTCCCGGCGAGTGCAAGGAAGAGTGGGATGCCATAGCGCTTATTTTCAAGAAGATAGAAGAACGTGCCAAGGCCAGGGGGCTTACGGAATTCACCGATCACAACGGGAAGAAGCGCCGCTACGACGAACTGCATAGCAAATTCACCATGAACGGGCAGCTTCTGACCAATGAGGACTGTCTGAAGGAAATGGTGGATATCAACAAGGCTGTGGGCGTTTTCGCTGCCGACTATAGCTATGAAAAGTTCAAGAAGGAAGGCTCGACCAGGTTCCTGAGCATGGGGGCGGGTGTTTCAAAATACGCCCACGCCAATGAAGTCGAGCCAAACAAGCCCATCTACCCCATGCGCTGGCATGTCGAAGAAAAGAAGGTATTCCCGACCCACACGCGGCGAGCGCAATTCTACTTTGACCACAATTGGTATATGGAAGCCGGCGAGGCGCTGCCGGTCCACAAGGACCCCCCGATGTTAGGCGGCGACCACCCTTTCCAGGTCACGGGAGGACACCCCAGGGTGAGTATTCATTCCATGCACCTTTCCAATACTTTTTTGTCGAGGCTGCACCGTGGTCAGCCGGTGGTGCACATCAACGACAAGGATGCGGCGGCACTCGGCATCAAGGATGGTGAAATGGTGAAGATGTTCAACGATTTCGCCGACTGTCAGATCATGGCTCGAGTTGCGCCGAACGTTCAGCCGAAGCAATGCATAGTGTATTTCTGGGAGGCTTATCAGTACAAAGACTGGAAGCCCTATGACATTATGCTTATTGGATTGCCCAAGGCCCTTCATCTGGCGGGCGGGTATGAACAGTTCCGCTATTACTTCATGAACGGTAGTCCGGCTCCGGCCACCGACCGGGGAGTGCGCGTGAGCATTCAGAAGTTGGAAAGTCATAAAAATGCTTAG